One region of Polaribacter pectinis genomic DNA includes:
- the galE gene encoding UDP-glucose 4-epimerase GalE, which produces MKRILVTGGLGFIGSHTVVELQNAGFEVVIIDDLSNTRISVLDKITEITGIKPDFHQIDLRIKNDVKNFFDNNKIDGIIHFAAFKAVGESMQKPLDYYENNIGSLVYLLQEMKDRNIDNFIFSSSCTVYGQADELPITENAPVKTAESTYGNTKQIGEEIIKETCKAHNLNAIALRYFNPIGAHESIKIGELPLGVPQNLIPFVTQTAAGIRKELSVFGDDYPTSDGTAVRDYIHVVDLAKAHIAALQRLINKNNKQNFEFFNVGTGTGSSVLEVIKAFEKASGKPLNYKIVGRREGDITAAYADTTIANKELNWKTEKSLDEALLSSWKWQQTL; this is translated from the coding sequence ATGAAAAGAATATTAGTAACAGGAGGTTTAGGTTTTATAGGTTCTCACACAGTTGTAGAACTGCAAAATGCAGGTTTCGAAGTTGTAATTATAGATGATTTATCAAATACAAGAATTTCTGTTTTAGATAAAATAACTGAAATTACGGGGATAAAACCAGACTTTCATCAAATTGATTTAAGAATTAAAAATGATGTAAAAAATTTCTTCGACAATAATAAAATTGATGGAATTATTCATTTTGCGGCTTTTAAAGCAGTTGGAGAAAGCATGCAAAAACCATTGGACTACTATGAAAACAACATTGGTTCTTTAGTATATCTTTTACAAGAAATGAAAGATAGAAATATAGATAATTTTATATTCTCTTCTTCATGTACAGTTTATGGCCAAGCAGATGAGTTGCCTATTACAGAAAATGCACCTGTAAAAACAGCTGAATCTACGTATGGAAATACAAAACAAATTGGTGAAGAAATTATAAAAGAAACTTGTAAAGCACATAACTTAAATGCAATTGCTTTGCGTTATTTTAACCCAATTGGTGCGCATGAAAGTATAAAAATTGGAGAATTACCTTTGGGAGTTCCGCAAAATTTAATTCCTTTTGTAACACAAACTGCTGCAGGAATTAGAAAAGAATTATCTGTTTTTGGTGATGATTATCCTACTTCAGATGGAACTGCAGTAAGAGATTACATTCATGTTGTAGATTTAGCAAAAGCACATATTGCAGCCTTACAAAGACTTATCAATAAAAACAACAAACAAAATTTCGAATTTTTCAATGTTGGTACAGGAACTGGAAGTTCTGTGTTAGAAGTAATTAAAGCCTTTGAAAAAGCTTCTGGAAAACCTTTAAATTATAAAATTGTTGGTAGACGTGAAGGCGATATCACTGCCGCTTATGCAGATACAACCATCGCAAATAAAGAACTAAACTGGAAGACTGAAAAGAGTTTAGACGAAGCTTTATTAAGCTCATGGAAATGGCAACAAACTTTGTAA
- a CDS encoding DUF2490 domain-containing protein, producing MQIKLLLPTLLLYTVYSFSQHPTESTTKLEETGIWLGSYFKVRLNDKLGYYSEHHYRERNALNNVNSFIGRTRQIYNRFGLNIFVNENFEIVVGPTLVFNFSPEPGNINFEKYTVEPRIWHQWIIKSPKIGRVKFIHQFRFEHRWKRSNVVDAEHDYTNRYRYKIFSYIPLNKDVIEPKTLFFSPSAEIFMQSGSSIVRNPMEDFRTYNGFGYVVNKSITLFAGHMWTIGQKSSGYEYKTSHVFRFNIYIGIDARKMADKLPKINLGY from the coding sequence ATGCAAATAAAACTACTTTTACCAACTTTACTCCTATATACAGTTTACTCATTTTCTCAACACCCCACAGAATCCACCACCAAATTAGAAGAAACTGGTATTTGGTTAGGCTCTTATTTTAAAGTAAGACTTAATGACAAATTAGGGTATTACAGCGAACACCATTACAGAGAAAGAAATGCTCTAAATAACGTAAACTCTTTTATTGGTAGAACTAGACAAATATATAATCGTTTCGGGCTTAATATTTTTGTAAATGAAAATTTTGAAATTGTTGTTGGTCCAACATTAGTTTTTAATTTTTCTCCCGAACCAGGAAATATAAATTTCGAAAAATATACTGTAGAACCTAGAATTTGGCATCAATGGATTATTAAGTCTCCAAAAATTGGCCGTGTAAAATTCATACACCAATTTCGATTCGAACATCGCTGGAAAAGAAGTAATGTTGTTGACGCGGAACATGATTATACAAATAGATATCGTTATAAAATTTTCTCATACATTCCTTTAAACAAAGATGTAATTGAACCGAAAACGCTTTTTTTCTCTCCGAGTGCCGAAATATTTATGCAATCTGGAAGCTCAATTGTTAGGAACCCAATGGAAGATTTTAGAACCTATAATGGATTCGGATACGTTGTAAATAAATCAATTACTTTATTTGCTGGACATATGTGGACTATAGGACAAAAATCTAGTGGTTACGAATACAAAACAAGTCATGTTTTTAGATTCAACATATATATTGGAATTGACGCTAGAAAAATGGCAGATAAACTTCCAAAAATTAATTTAGGCTATTAA